The following proteins come from a genomic window of Miscanthus floridulus cultivar M001 chromosome 2, ASM1932011v1, whole genome shotgun sequence:
- the LOC136538429 gene encoding uncharacterized protein, giving the protein MATATATAAPRHAALLLLLLVGLQATTAGAARAGAGAVVDAELTSKPSSPGPKKPSVNVKPPTGKLSVKPPPVSPGAGAGGVGGAIPTFPGFGGIPGMGMGGGGFGSIPGMAGGWGGGYGGPAGGYARGGVVAPTVTCAEKGPCYRKKVTCPKKCFSSYSGAGKGYGGGSCTVDCKVKCTAYC; this is encoded by the coding sequence atggccacggccacggccaccgcGGCGCCCCGCCACGCCGcgctcctcctgctcctgctggTCGGCCTGCAGGCCACGACCGCCGGAGCCgcgcgcgccggcgccggcgccgtcgtCGATGCCGAGCTCACGTCCAAGCCCTCCTCTCCGGGGCCCAAGAAGCCGAGCGTCAACGTCAAGCCGCCGACCGGCAAGCTCAGCGTCAAGCCGCCGCCCGTCAgccccggcgcgggcgcgggaggcGTCGGCGGCGCGATCCCAACCTTTCCGGGCTTCGGCGGCATCCCCGGGATGGGCATGGGCGGCGGCGGGTTCGGCAGCATTCCCGGGATGGCCGGCGGGTGGGGCGGCGGCTACGGCGGGCCTGCCGGCGGGTACGCCCGCGGCGGCGTGGTGGCGCCCACGGTGACGTGCGCCGAGAAGGGGCCCTGCTACAGGAAGAAGGTCACCTGCCCCAAGAAGTGCTTCTCCTCCTACAGCGGCGCCGGCAAGGGATACGGCGGCGGCAGCTGCACCGTCGACTGCAAGGTCAAGTGCACGGCCTACTGTTGA
- the LOC136538430 gene encoding uncharacterized protein, producing the protein MPRKVKPAAQATVATAAATTGVQYWLLKTEPGEWSWSDQARAPGGVAPWDGVRNRQAMNNLRAMRPGDRCLFYHSGAGAASRRVVGVVEVTRPWYEGGEGEGKEAAAGGAVDVRAVGEFRNPVPLGDIKKAAGEVEGMKDFALLRQARLSVMPVPARIWDWICDAGGGFVQDGEVEDEEEEV; encoded by the coding sequence ATGCCGAGGAAAGTAAAACCCGCCGCCCAAGCCACcgtggccaccgccgccgccaccaccggcgTCCAGTACTGGCTTCTGAAGACGGAGCCGGGCGAGTGGTCGTGGTCCGACCAGGCGCGCGCCCCGGGCGGCGTCGCGCCGTGGGACGGCGTCCGGAACCGCCAGGCCATGAACAACCTCCGCGCCATGCGGCCGGGTGACCGTTGCCTGTTCTACCactccggcgccggcgccgcctcccGCCGCGTCGTCGGCGTCGTCGAGGTCACCCGGCCCTGGTACGAgggcggcgagggcgagggcaAGGAGGCGGCGGCCGGTGGCGCCGTCGACGTGCGAGCGGTCGGGGAGTTCCGAAACCCCGTCCCTCTGGGTGACATCAAGAAAGCGGCGGGCGAGGTGGAGGGGATGAAGGACTTCGCGCTGCTCCGGCAGGCGCGGCTATCGGTGATGCCCGTGCCGGCGAGGATCTGGGATTGGATTTGCGACGCGGGAGGGGGCTTCGTGCAAGACGGCGAGGttgaggatgaggaagaagaggtttGA